A stretch of the Streptomyces sp. NBC_00078 genome encodes the following:
- a CDS encoding DUF4365 domain-containing protein, whose protein sequence is MAIAQPERGGLLPERTGPLRGTLATTACMETLQVGYLHAVAAAAGCSLSQPFPDNGIDWHVSHGSPGHTVDDEVTIKVQLKCTYQVPPNPPGRSFSFTLDNDHLRKLARTPVSVHKILVVMLVPRSQDEWLRASHDRLDLRHCCYWVNLAGQAVTGRTRTTVRIPTSRIFDDRALCEIMTRVGSGGRP, encoded by the coding sequence ATGGCGATAGCGCAGCCCGAGCGGGGCGGGCTGCTGCCCGAACGCACGGGGCCCCTTCGCGGCACACTCGCCACCACCGCGTGCATGGAGACACTGCAGGTGGGCTATCTGCACGCCGTCGCCGCGGCGGCCGGCTGCTCGCTGTCACAGCCCTTTCCGGACAACGGCATCGACTGGCACGTCAGTCACGGTTCACCCGGGCACACCGTCGACGACGAGGTGACCATCAAGGTGCAGCTGAAGTGCACCTACCAGGTCCCGCCGAACCCACCGGGCCGCTCCTTCTCCTTCACGCTCGACAACGACCACCTGCGCAAACTCGCGCGCACGCCCGTCTCGGTGCACAAGATCCTGGTCGTGATGCTCGTCCCGAGATCGCAGGACGAGTGGCTTCGGGCCAGCCACGACCGCCTCGACCTGCGGCACTGCTGCTACTGGGTCAACCTCGCCGGGCAGGCGGTCACCGGCCGGACCCGGACCACCGTGCGGATACCGACCTCACGCATCTTCGACGACCGCGCGCTGTGCGAGATCATGACGCGGGTCGGGTCGGGAGGCAGACCATGA
- a CDS encoding 3'-5' exonuclease: MTCWYEGPLAAFDTETTGVDVETDRIVSAAVVVQDAPGARPRVSRWLVNPGVPVPEGATAVHGLTDEHLQRNGRWPAPVVYEIAEALAEQAAMARPLVVMNAPFDLTLLDRELRRHRASPLDRWFEASTLRVLDPRVLDKHLDRYRKGRRTLTDLCAHYGVTLEGAHDAAADALAALDVVRALGRRFATRLERLSPAELHTLQTTWHAAQARGLQAWFAKSGTPEVVNTAWPLRPDLPAAA; encoded by the coding sequence ATGACGTGCTGGTACGAGGGGCCCTTGGCCGCTTTCGACACCGAGACCACGGGCGTTGACGTCGAGACCGACCGGATCGTGTCGGCCGCCGTCGTCGTCCAGGACGCCCCGGGCGCACGGCCCCGGGTGTCCCGTTGGCTGGTCAACCCGGGTGTGCCCGTCCCCGAAGGGGCGACGGCGGTGCACGGGCTGACGGACGAACACCTGCAGCGCAACGGCCGCTGGCCGGCGCCGGTGGTGTACGAGATAGCGGAGGCGCTGGCCGAGCAGGCGGCGATGGCCCGCCCGCTGGTCGTGATGAACGCGCCCTTCGATCTGACGCTCCTGGACCGCGAGTTGCGCCGCCATCGCGCCTCGCCGCTCGACCGCTGGTTCGAGGCGTCGACGCTGCGCGTGCTCGACCCGCGCGTCCTCGACAAGCACCTTGACCGCTACCGCAAGGGCCGCCGCACCCTGACCGACCTGTGCGCGCACTACGGCGTCACCCTGGAGGGCGCGCACGACGCGGCCGCGGACGCTCTGGCCGCGCTGGACGTCGTACGGGCCCTCGGGCGCCGTTTCGCCACCCGGCTGGAACGTCTCTCTCCCGCCGAACTGCACACCCTGCAGACGACGTGGCACGCCGCCCAGGCCCGCGGACTGCAGGCGTGGTTCGCCAAGAGCGGCACGCCGGAGGTGGTGAACACCGCGTGGCCCCTGCGACCGGACCTGCCCGCGGCAGCGTGA
- a CDS encoding SRPBCC family protein, translated as MDWTHYRFRSRWALPAPPATVYEALERAEEYPRWWPQVREVIRLDDTTGVIRIRSLLPYDLRFTARETRRDPAAGVLEIAMSGDIEGWARWTITAAGTGTLARYEQVVDVHKPLLRRLAVPGRPVFRVNHRLMMRAGRRGLAAHLRAV; from the coding sequence ATGGACTGGACGCACTACCGCTTCCGCAGCCGATGGGCCCTGCCGGCGCCGCCCGCCACCGTGTACGAGGCACTGGAGCGGGCCGAGGAGTACCCCCGGTGGTGGCCCCAGGTGCGGGAGGTGATCCGGCTCGACGACACCACCGGCGTCATCCGGATCCGGTCCCTCCTCCCGTACGACCTGCGCTTCACCGCCCGTGAGACGCGCCGCGATCCCGCCGCGGGGGTCCTGGAGATCGCCATGTCCGGCGACATCGAGGGCTGGGCGCGCTGGACGATCACCGCGGCCGGCACCGGCACCCTCGCCCGCTACGAGCAGGTCGTCGACGTGCACAAGCCGCTGCTGCGGCGGCTGGCCGTACCGGGGAGGCCGGTGTTCCGCGTCAATCACCGGCTGATGATGCGGGCCGGACGGCGAGGGCTGGCCGCCCACCTTCGAGCGGTTTGA
- a CDS encoding SCO7613 C-terminal domain-containing membrane protein: MTHVPPPAEELRLLDAELWQLDARRAQLLHRRAWLVAALQPERPAGPVPPSPVGPSRPEATAPGVQNVLLLLGGVLLTVAAMVFTLVSWGHMGIAGRALVLGAITLAALGAPVLLLKRGLRSTAESVAGLALALTVLDAYAVHQVAFAGTGGAGYTAVAAVLLAGLWAAYGLLPRATELRLPLPATLAAAQLPLLCWAVSATSGPYWITAALLVTAGLDTGVTLRVTTTTVRVLAALGAYGAGAWGALAAGWLSCDAAGPSAAARAAALLLLAAAIALGAARQLPNPAAATGNAMAGGLLLVAAGGGVLRAALPGGWTVPGYLACGVALLAVARVRLPEPVRRGVVRASGAVQAAAVACAVPLVLVALPGPLGWAAEPWSGAPSDARAAVTVHMPWPPYPGQLLLGPMAVAVLALLVRGEARRPWASTGAACLAWVTVMTAPAVLRLPYSAALLLQGAATAAALAGAAFLVLPRTATALALISSVFLTFLSLPSQTATLTVLSVLTALFAAASQRPHLTPVTAPAGLVYAAALACATGAAAGWQAQHTALLVLAVPVAAALLAARLGETRARVPVEATGATAALLAIGLTTAAPQMLALVLALCAVIAAGTAVRSERRPVGYAAAVLFLLATWVRLAAWDVGTVEAYTLPVTVTALCVGVWRRSRDPLASSWTAYGAGLAATLLPSLAAAWNDPHGTRPLLLGSAALLITLLGARHRLQAPLVLGGSVLVLDALHELAPYLAQWAGALPRWVPPALAGLLLLALGATYERRLRDARRVRNLLTNMH, from the coding sequence ATGACGCATGTTCCGCCCCCGGCCGAGGAGTTGCGGCTCCTGGATGCCGAGCTCTGGCAACTCGACGCCCGCAGGGCGCAGTTGCTGCATCGCCGTGCCTGGTTGGTCGCCGCGCTCCAGCCGGAGCGCCCGGCCGGCCCGGTGCCGCCGTCACCTGTCGGGCCGTCCCGCCCGGAGGCCACGGCGCCCGGCGTGCAGAACGTGCTCCTCCTGCTCGGCGGCGTCCTGCTCACCGTCGCGGCGATGGTGTTCACGCTGGTCAGCTGGGGGCACATGGGGATCGCGGGGCGGGCGCTCGTCCTCGGCGCGATCACGTTGGCGGCGCTCGGCGCGCCGGTGCTCCTGCTGAAGCGCGGACTGCGTTCGACGGCCGAGTCGGTGGCCGGTCTGGCGCTGGCTCTGACGGTGCTTGACGCGTACGCCGTACACCAGGTCGCCTTCGCGGGGACCGGGGGCGCGGGGTACACGGCGGTCGCCGCGGTGCTGCTGGCAGGGCTCTGGGCGGCCTACGGCCTGCTGCCGCGGGCGACCGAGCTGCGTCTGCCCCTGCCCGCCACGCTGGCCGCGGCCCAACTCCCGCTGCTCTGCTGGGCGGTCTCGGCCACGTCGGGTCCGTACTGGATCACGGCCGCGCTGCTGGTGACGGCCGGGCTCGACACAGGCGTGACGCTCCGCGTGACCACCACGACGGTACGCGTCCTTGCCGCCCTCGGTGCCTACGGCGCCGGTGCCTGGGGCGCGTTGGCGGCCGGCTGGCTCTCCTGCGACGCGGCCGGCCCGAGCGCCGCCGCCCGTGCGGCGGCGCTCCTCCTCCTCGCCGCGGCGATCGCACTGGGCGCCGCCCGGCAGCTGCCGAATCCGGCCGCGGCGACGGGCAACGCGATGGCGGGCGGTCTGCTCCTGGTCGCGGCGGGCGGTGGCGTGCTGCGGGCGGCACTGCCCGGAGGGTGGACCGTGCCGGGGTATCTGGCCTGCGGTGTCGCACTGTTGGCGGTGGCGCGGGTGCGGCTTCCGGAGCCCGTACGGCGTGGTGTCGTCCGGGCCTCCGGTGCCGTGCAGGCGGCCGCCGTCGCCTGCGCCGTGCCGCTGGTCCTGGTCGCGCTGCCCGGTCCGCTGGGCTGGGCGGCCGAGCCGTGGTCCGGTGCGCCGTCGGACGCGCGTGCCGCGGTGACCGTCCACATGCCGTGGCCGCCCTACCCGGGCCAGCTGCTCCTCGGCCCGATGGCCGTCGCCGTGCTCGCCCTCCTGGTCCGCGGCGAGGCCCGTCGGCCATGGGCGTCGACCGGCGCGGCCTGCCTCGCCTGGGTCACCGTCATGACCGCGCCGGCCGTGCTCCGACTCCCCTACTCCGCGGCCCTGTTGCTACAGGGGGCGGCGACCGCCGCGGCCCTCGCGGGGGCAGCCTTCCTCGTTCTGCCGAGGACAGCCACCGCTCTCGCCCTGATCAGCTCCGTCTTCCTCACCTTCCTCTCGCTGCCTTCCCAGACGGCGACGCTCACGGTGCTGTCGGTCCTGACGGCCCTGTTCGCGGCCGCCTCGCAGCGGCCGCACCTCACGCCCGTCACCGCACCGGCCGGGCTCGTGTACGCCGCCGCGCTCGCGTGCGCGACAGGTGCGGCGGCGGGCTGGCAGGCCCAGCACACGGCGCTGCTGGTCCTGGCGGTCCCGGTGGCCGCGGCCCTGCTCGCCGCGCGCCTGGGCGAAACCCGCGCGCGCGTGCCGGTCGAAGCGACCGGAGCGACCGCCGCTCTGCTCGCCATCGGCCTCACGACCGCCGCCCCGCAGATGCTCGCCCTGGTGCTGGCACTGTGCGCAGTGATCGCGGCCGGCACGGCCGTACGCTCTGAGCGCAGGCCGGTCGGCTACGCGGCGGCCGTACTGTTCCTGCTGGCCACATGGGTACGCCTGGCCGCCTGGGATGTCGGCACCGTGGAGGCGTACACGCTCCCGGTCACCGTCACGGCGCTGTGCGTCGGCGTGTGGCGCAGGTCCCGCGATCCGCTGGCGTCGTCCTGGACGGCGTACGGCGCCGGTCTCGCCGCCACTCTGCTGCCGAGCCTCGCCGCGGCCTGGAACGACCCGCACGGGACGCGCCCGCTGCTGCTGGGCTCGGCGGCCCTGCTGATCACCCTGCTGGGCGCCCGCCATCGCCTCCAGGCACCCCTCGTACTCGGCGGTTCGGTGCTGGTCCTGGACGCACTGCACGAACTCGCCCCGTATCTGGCCCAGTGGGCGGGCGCACTCCCCCGCTGGGTACCGCCCGCCCTGGCCGGCCTGCTCCTGCTCGCCCTGGGCGCAACATACGAACGCCGCCTGCGAGATGCCCGGCGGGTACGGAACCTCCTGACGAACATGCACTGA
- a CDS encoding Tat pathway signal sequence domain protein has protein sequence MSPIPRRSLLWAAALAGAAAQFSWAPGAKDAQASPRAGAAADADPVTLDWLEDGGLGAAPGSTVGVPWPKGAHQPDQTFAVTDADGKAVPVQSWPIAYWPDGSLKWSAHALSSGSGKLTLAAGDAAAPAQKVTVHKSGGTIDISTGVITVKIGRNGSTIIRSVTRGSTEIAKNGRLVLIRQPEIEDEDQGTVKTERFDGEIGAVTVEQEGPVRAVVRIDGKHRRGGRSWLPFSIRLYLYAGADSFRMVHTITYDGTQEPGRASGDFIRGLGVRFTVPMRDESYDRHVRIGGEGTGLLREAVKGITGLRRDPGAAVQAAQYAGQKLPDPSTWDQRVTSRLQYIPEWGDYTLAQLSADGFTLRKRTRKGYGWIGAGGGRRASGFGYVGGVSGGFSFGLRDFWEKHPAQLDIRDAHTDEAEVTLWLWSPEAQPMDLRFYHDGMGQDTYAKQLEGLEITYEDYEPKFGTPYGIARTSELLFWANESTPAAEKLAEQAEAVRVLPQLAAPPRQLIKAKVFGPGLYSEPDRSTAAKARIEDHLDFLFTYYKDQVEQRRWYGFWDYGDFMHSYDTVRHQWRYDIGGYAWDNSELSPDLWLWFAYIRSGRSDIFRFAEALTRHTGEVDVYHLGDWAGLGTRHGVQHYADSAKQQRIANTTYRRYYYFLTADERVGDLMHANVDSDETFLVLDPQRKVRTDPYTPDRHALSVGFGTDWSGLVSAWLTEWERKGPKWEKARARVLSTMEGIAAQPNGFVQGSGLYDLDTGKFAVAAKPVVSVSHLSAVFGLNELCAELIDLVDMPRFNEAYFDYCRYFNATKAEQAARYGLNFGTLLLFQGHSRLDAYAAVRTGDETLAKRAWTKFYDSDGYKESSPWKTEKLSGPVTLVAGSEAAWVSSNDTALYGLAAIENLALLGDRMP, from the coding sequence ATGTCTCCCATCCCCCGCAGGTCCCTTCTCTGGGCGGCCGCCCTCGCCGGAGCCGCCGCGCAGTTCAGCTGGGCGCCAGGAGCCAAGGACGCGCAGGCCTCGCCCAGAGCCGGTGCCGCCGCCGATGCCGATCCGGTGACCCTGGACTGGCTGGAGGACGGCGGTCTGGGCGCGGCCCCCGGCTCGACGGTCGGTGTGCCCTGGCCGAAGGGCGCCCATCAGCCCGACCAGACCTTCGCGGTCACGGACGCGGACGGCAAGGCCGTGCCCGTGCAGTCCTGGCCGATCGCGTACTGGCCGGACGGATCCCTCAAGTGGTCGGCCCACGCCCTGAGTTCGGGCTCCGGAAAGCTCACCCTCGCAGCCGGCGACGCGGCCGCCCCCGCCCAGAAGGTCACCGTCCACAAGAGCGGCGGCACCATCGACATCTCGACCGGCGTCATCACCGTGAAGATCGGCAGGAACGGGTCCACGATCATCAGGTCCGTCACCCGTGGGTCGACGGAGATCGCCAAGAACGGCCGGCTCGTCCTCATCCGCCAGCCCGAGATCGAGGACGAGGACCAGGGCACGGTGAAGACCGAGCGCTTCGACGGGGAGATCGGGGCGGTGACGGTCGAGCAGGAAGGGCCCGTCCGCGCCGTCGTCCGTATCGACGGCAAGCACCGCAGGGGCGGCCGCAGTTGGCTGCCGTTCTCCATCCGGTTGTACCTCTACGCCGGTGCCGACTCCTTCCGCATGGTGCACACCATCACCTACGACGGCACACAGGAGCCGGGCAGGGCGAGCGGCGACTTCATCCGTGGGCTGGGCGTGCGCTTCACCGTGCCGATGCGGGACGAGTCGTACGACCGGCATGTCAGGATCGGCGGCGAGGGCACCGGTCTGCTGCGGGAGGCCGTGAAGGGCATCACCGGGCTGCGCCGCGACCCGGGTGCGGCCGTGCAGGCGGCCCAGTACGCGGGGCAGAAGCTGCCCGATCCGTCGACGTGGGACCAGCGGGTGACGTCCCGGCTGCAGTACATCCCGGAGTGGGGCGACTACACCCTCGCCCAGCTCTCCGCCGACGGCTTCACGCTGCGCAAGCGGACCAGGAAGGGGTACGGCTGGATCGGCGCGGGCGGCGGCAGACGGGCCTCCGGCTTCGGCTACGTCGGCGGCGTCAGCGGCGGATTCTCCTTCGGCCTGCGGGACTTCTGGGAGAAGCACCCCGCGCAGCTCGACATCCGCGACGCCCACACCGACGAGGCCGAGGTCACCCTCTGGCTCTGGTCGCCCGAGGCGCAGCCCATGGACCTGCGCTTCTATCACGACGGCATGGGGCAGGACACGTACGCGAAGCAGCTCGAAGGCCTTGAGATCACCTACGAGGACTACGAGCCGAAGTTCGGCACCCCCTACGGCATCGCCCGCACCTCCGAACTCCTCTTCTGGGCCAACGAGTCGACACCGGCCGCCGAGAAGCTCGCCGAACAGGCCGAAGCCGTACGGGTGCTGCCGCAGCTTGCCGCCCCGCCCAGGCAGCTCATCAAGGCCAAGGTGTTCGGACCGGGGCTGTACTCCGAGCCCGACCGCTCCACGGCCGCCAAGGCGAGGATCGAGGACCACCTCGACTTCCTCTTCACCTATTACAAGGACCAGGTGGAGCAGCGCCGTTGGTACGGCTTCTGGGACTACGGCGACTTCATGCACTCGTACGACACCGTGCGCCACCAGTGGCGATACGACATCGGCGGCTACGCGTGGGACAACTCCGAGCTGTCGCCGGATCTCTGGCTCTGGTTCGCGTACATCCGCTCGGGCCGTTCGGACATCTTCCGCTTCGCCGAGGCGCTGACCCGGCACACGGGCGAGGTCGACGTGTACCACCTGGGCGACTGGGCCGGCCTCGGCACCCGGCACGGTGTGCAGCACTACGCCGACAGCGCCAAGCAGCAGCGCATCGCCAACACCACCTACCGGCGCTACTACTACTTCCTCACCGCCGACGAACGCGTCGGCGACCTCATGCACGCCAACGTCGACTCCGACGAGACCTTCCTGGTCCTGGACCCGCAGCGCAAGGTGCGCACCGACCCCTACACGCCCGACCGGCACGCCCTGTCGGTCGGCTTCGGCACCGACTGGAGCGGCCTGGTGTCGGCGTGGCTGACCGAGTGGGAACGCAAGGGCCCCAAGTGGGAGAAGGCCAGGGCGCGCGTCCTGTCGACGATGGAGGGCATCGCCGCCCAGCCCAACGGCTTCGTCCAGGGCAGCGGGCTGTACGACCTCGACACCGGCAAGTTCGCCGTCGCCGCCAAACCCGTGGTCAGCGTCTCCCACCTCTCGGCCGTCTTCGGTCTCAACGAGCTGTGCGCCGAGCTGATCGACCTGGTCGACATGCCGAGGTTCAACGAGGCCTACTTCGACTACTGCCGCTACTTCAACGCCACCAAGGCCGAACAGGCGGCACGCTACGGCCTCAACTTCGGCACTCTGCTGCTCTTCCAGGGCCACTCGCGCCTCGATGCGTACGCCGCCGTCCGGACCGGCGACGAGACCCTTGCCAAGCGTGCCTGGACGAAGTTCTACGACTCCGACGGCTACAAGGAGTCGTCGCCGTGGAAGACGGAGAAGCTGAGCGGGCCGGTCACACTGGTCGCGGGGAGTGAGGCCGCGTGGGTGTCCTCGAACGACACCGCGTTGTACGGCCTCGCCGCGATCGAGAACCTGGCGCTGTTGGGCGACAGGATGCCGTGA
- a CDS encoding carbohydrate ABC transporter permease, whose amino-acid sequence MSATTPATTPATPKQPAGPGRKRAGSLAWHLGSLLVLAVVLYPVVWVIGASFKPSKDIINSLRLFPAHPILENFKGLADGIADISIWTFFQNSLLYAGGAVVGILISCSLTAYAFAKIRFAGRNLLFSLMIGTLLLPYHVLLIPQYVMFQKLQLINTYVPLLLGKYLATEAFFVFLMVQFMRNLPRELDEAARIDGCGHLRIYWSIVLPLCRPALITSAIFTFINAWNDFMGPLIYLNEPGKYTVSLGMMMFRDSDGVAANYGGLIAMSLVALLPVLLFFLAFQRYLIDGMATSGLKG is encoded by the coding sequence ATGAGCGCCACCACACCGGCCACCACTCCCGCCACCCCGAAACAGCCTGCCGGTCCCGGCCGCAAGCGCGCCGGTTCCCTCGCCTGGCACCTCGGCTCGCTGCTGGTCCTCGCGGTCGTCCTCTATCCCGTCGTCTGGGTGATCGGGGCGTCGTTCAAGCCGAGCAAGGACATCATCAACAGCCTGCGGCTGTTCCCGGCCCATCCCATACTCGAGAACTTCAAGGGCCTGGCCGACGGCATCGCCGACATCTCGATCTGGACCTTCTTCCAGAACTCCCTCCTCTACGCGGGCGGTGCCGTCGTCGGCATCCTCATCTCCTGCTCGCTCACGGCGTACGCCTTCGCCAAGATCAGGTTCGCGGGCCGCAATCTGCTGTTCTCCCTGATGATCGGCACTCTCCTGCTGCCGTACCACGTGCTGCTCATCCCGCAGTACGTCATGTTCCAGAAGCTGCAGCTGATCAACACCTACGTTCCGCTGCTGCTCGGCAAGTACCTGGCCACGGAGGCCTTCTTCGTCTTCCTGATGGTGCAGTTCATGCGGAATCTGCCCCGGGAGCTGGACGAGGCCGCCCGCATCGACGGCTGCGGGCATCTGCGCATCTACTGGTCGATCGTGCTGCCGCTGTGCCGGCCCGCGCTCATCACCAGCGCGATCTTCACCTTCATCAACGCCTGGAACGACTTCATGGGTCCGCTGATCTACCTCAATGAGCCCGGCAAGTACACTGTCTCGCTGGGCATGATGATGTTCCGTGACTCCGACGGCGTCGCAGCCAACTACGGCGGTCTCATCGCGATGTCGCTGGTCGCGCTCCTCCCCGTGCTCCTCTTCTTCCTCGCCTTCCAGCGCTACCTGATCGACGGCATGGCGACCTCCGGGCTGAAGGGCTGA
- a CDS encoding carbohydrate ABC transporter permease translates to MTLVKDSPPATRKARPAAPAAVRRRGRRENLAGYLFMSPWIAGFVLLTAGPMVASLYFAFTDYNLFNSPKWIGFDNFTKMFDDPRWQKSVEVTAKYVIIGTPLKLLLALGVALLLAQSRRGQAFYRAAFYAPSLIGASVSVAFVWRSLFSDNAVVDRTMSVLGFHVGGWVGNPDWILYCLVALTVWQFGAPMVIFLAGLKQVPKELYEAAAMDGAGPLRRFWNITLPMISPVLFFNVLLETIHSFQIFGSAYVVSNTYCGPADATLVYTCYLYQQGFRNAQMGFASAMAWMLLLAVALVTAVLFWSQKKWVHYENNTEDAR, encoded by the coding sequence GTGACGCTCGTCAAGGACTCACCGCCCGCCACCCGGAAGGCCCGTCCCGCCGCACCCGCCGCCGTCAGACGGCGGGGGCGCCGGGAGAACCTCGCCGGCTATCTCTTCATGTCCCCGTGGATCGCGGGCTTCGTGCTCCTGACCGCGGGCCCGATGGTCGCCTCGCTCTATTTCGCGTTCACGGACTACAACCTCTTCAACAGCCCCAAGTGGATCGGCTTCGACAACTTCACCAAGATGTTCGACGATCCACGGTGGCAGAAGTCGGTCGAGGTGACGGCGAAGTACGTCATCATCGGCACGCCCCTGAAGCTGCTGCTCGCCCTCGGGGTCGCCCTCCTGCTCGCTCAGAGCCGGCGCGGACAGGCCTTCTACCGGGCCGCGTTCTACGCCCCCTCGCTCATCGGCGCGAGTGTCTCCGTCGCCTTCGTCTGGCGGTCGCTGTTCTCCGACAACGCCGTCGTCGACCGTACGATGTCGGTCCTCGGCTTCCATGTCGGCGGCTGGGTCGGCAACCCCGACTGGATCCTCTACTGCCTGGTCGCGCTCACCGTCTGGCAGTTCGGTGCGCCCATGGTCATCTTCCTCGCCGGTCTCAAGCAGGTGCCGAAGGAGTTGTACGAGGCCGCCGCCATGGACGGCGCCGGTCCGCTGCGCCGCTTCTGGAACATCACGCTGCCGATGATCTCACCGGTGCTGTTCTTCAACGTCCTGCTGGAGACCATTCACTCGTTCCAGATCTTCGGCTCGGCCTACGTCGTCTCCAACACGTACTGCGGCCCGGCCGACGCCACGCTCGTCTACACCTGCTACCTGTACCAGCAGGGCTTCAGGAACGCCCAGATGGGCTTCGCCTCCGCGATGGCCTGGATGCTGCTGCTCGCCGTGGCGCTGGTGACCGCCGTCCTGTTCTGGTCGCAGAAGAAATGGGTGCACTACGAGAACAACACAGAGGACGCCCGATGA